The DNA region TTCCTGATGATCACGCTCGCCTTGGCGCAAATCGCCTGGGCGGTCGCCTTCACCTGGCGCAGCGTGACCGGCGGCGATGACGGATTGCGCAGCATCAAGAGGCCCGATCTCGGTGTGCCCGGCCTCGATCTGACGAGCAACTCGGCCTATTTCGTCCTGGCGCTCGCGACTTGCGCCGCCGCGGCGCTGCTCATGCGGGCGCTGACGCGCTCGCCATTCGGGCGGACGCTTGCGGGGATCCGCGAGAGCGCCGCGCGCATGGACGCGCTCGGCTATAATGTCTGGCTCTACAAATATCTCGCCTTCATCCTCTCCGCCGGCTTTGCGGCCGCCGCGGGCGTGCTCTTCGTCTACGCCAAGGGCTTCGTGAGCCCGGAGGCGGCGAGCATCACCGTCTCGGCCGAGGCCTTGCTGATGGTGATCCTCGGAGGGGCGGCGACGCTCTCTGGCCCGATCGTCGGCGCTTTCGCCATCATCCTCCTCAGCAATATCGCCAGCAGCTATTCGACGCATTGGACCTTGCTGCTCGGCATTCTCTACATCGTGGTGGTAATCGTCGCGCCTCAGGGCATCGTCGGCGCCATCACGGCGAGCAGCACCCGGGCAAGAGGAGCACAGCCGTGACGGCGCTGCGCGTCCAGGATGTCACCGTGGCGTTCGGCGGGCTGCGCGCCGTCGACACCGTGGCGCTCGATGTCGCTCGAGGCGAACGGCGCGTCATGCTCGGCCCGAACGGTGCCGGCAAGACCACCTTGTTCAATGCGATCGGCGGACAGGTGCGGCCGACGCGGGGGCGGATCCTGCTCGATGGGCGCGATGTGACCCGCCTCAAGCCCTTCCGGCGGGCGCATGCGGGACTGGCACGCACCTTCCAGATCACGACGCTGTTCCAAAACCTCACGGTCGAGGACAATATCCTGTTGGCGGTGCAGGCCTTCTCGCCTCGCCGCTACGCCATGCTGCGCTCGGCCGCGCGCATCAGGGAGATCGTCGAGCGGGTCGCCTCGCTCCTGCGCGATTGGCGCTTCGGCGCCGAGCGCTCGATGCTGGTGCGCGACCTCTCCTATGGCGAGCAGCGCAAGCTCGAGATCGCCATGGCGCTAGCGCATCAGCCGCGCATCCTGCTGCTCGACGAGCCGACCGCCGGCCTGTCCACCGCCGAGACGGAGAATGTAGTCTCGCTCATCAAGGGGCTGAGCCGCGACGTCACCTTGCTCATCATCGAGCATGACATGGACGTGGCCTTCGCGATCGGCGATCGCTTCACCGTCCTTTCGGCTGGCGCGGTCCTCGCCGAGGGTACAGCCGAGGATATCCGCGCAAACCCGAAGATCCAGGCGATCTATTTCGGCGAATCCGGGTAGAGGCGCGATCTCATGCTCGAAATCGACGACATCCACTGCTATTACGGCGACAGCTATATCCTGCAGGGCTTGTCGCTCAGCGTGGAGCCCGGCGAGATCGTCGCCGTGCTCGGCCGCAACGGCGTCGGCAAGACCACCCTGCTCAGCTCGATCATCGGCTTCGTGTCGCCGCGCAGGGGCGCAATGCGCTTCGAGGGTCGCGACATCATGGGTCTTTCGCCCGAGCGGATCGCCAGGCAGGGCATCGCGCTCGTGCCGCAAGGCCGGCGCGTCTTCGCCTCGCTGACGGTCGCCGAGACGCTGGCCATCGCGGCGCGGCGTATGGATCAAGCCAGGGCAGGGCGGAACTGGTCGGTCGAACGGGTCTATGAGGCCTTCCCGCGCCTGCGCGAGCGCCGCGACTACCGCGCCGCCAATCTTTCCGGCGGCGAGCAGCAGATGCTGGCGACCGGCCGGGCGCTCATCGCCAATCCGACGCTCATCCTTCTCGACGAGCCGACCGAGGGCCTGTCGCCGCTCCTGGTGCGCGAGCTTCAGGGCGTCCTGCGCCAGCTCAAGGACGAGGGCGTGACCATGCTGCTCGTGGAGCAGCGCATCAATTTCGCGCTGGCGCTTGCCGATCGCGTCTATCTGATGAGCAAGGGCAGGATCGCCGACGAGACGACGCCCGGTGGCTTGCGCGCCGATGCCGCCATGCGGCAGCTTTATCTCGGCGTATGAGGCGTCTCGACCAACAGCGATAGCCCGGCAGTAGGTAGCAACCTCACCTTAAGAGGTATTGCCCCCTTCGGCGAAATTGGTAGGCTTAGGCTCCGGCCGATGCCCCCCAACGGCCGGCAGAACAAGAAGACTATCTGCAAAATCTAGGCCCGGCTTGTTGACCC from Rhizobiales bacterium GAS188 includes:
- a CDS encoding branched-chain amino acid transport system permease protein, with the translated sequence MKAMTRSNPSQRGWLAGCAGLALAALAGAALPSYYASLLIDGFAFAIFAMSLNLLMGYAGLASLGHAAYFAAGAYAAGLVSLHLSQDFWVGMLAGIAAGAFTGAFFGLLALRTTGVYFLMITLALAQIAWAVAFTWRSVTGGDDGLRSIKRPDLGVPGLDLTSNSAYFVLALATCAAAALLMRALTRSPFGRTLAGIRESAARMDALGYNVWLYKYLAFILSAGFAAAAGVLFVYAKGFVSPEAASITVSAEALLMVILGGAATLSGPIVGAFAIILLSNIASSYSTHWTLLLGILYIVVVIVAPQGIVGAITASSTRARGAQP
- a CDS encoding branched-chain amino acid transport system ATP-binding protein, which translates into the protein MTALRVQDVTVAFGGLRAVDTVALDVARGERRVMLGPNGAGKTTLFNAIGGQVRPTRGRILLDGRDVTRLKPFRRAHAGLARTFQITTLFQNLTVEDNILLAVQAFSPRRYAMLRSAARIREIVERVASLLRDWRFGAERSMLVRDLSYGEQRKLEIAMALAHQPRILLLDEPTAGLSTAETENVVSLIKGLSRDVTLLIIEHDMDVAFAIGDRFTVLSAGAVLAEGTAEDIRANPKIQAIYFGESG
- a CDS encoding amino acid/amide ABC transporter ATP-binding protein 2, HAAT family, giving the protein MLEIDDIHCYYGDSYILQGLSLSVEPGEIVAVLGRNGVGKTTLLSSIIGFVSPRRGAMRFEGRDIMGLSPERIARQGIALVPQGRRVFASLTVAETLAIAARRMDQARAGRNWSVERVYEAFPRLRERRDYRAANLSGGEQQMLATGRALIANPTLILLDEPTEGLSPLLVRELQGVLRQLKDEGVTMLLVEQRINFALALADRVYLMSKGRIADETTPGGLRADAAMRQLYLGV